The proteins below are encoded in one region of Amycolatopsis acidiphila:
- a CDS encoding 1-phosphofructokinase family hexose kinase: MIVTVTPNPSVDRTIFVDGLVRGSVIRAKRSLSEPSGKGVNVSLALQAHRHPTTAVLPLGGTMGAQLSEMLTATGMTFRPVPIQGSTRSNVSLTEPDGTVTKINEHGPALTPDEARALRDAALAASREAHCLAVCGSLPEGLDDAFYPELLGAARELGLRVAVDTSGVALQWAVKAGPDVIKPNREELAEATGSMPATVGEVVAAARLLRERGARTVLASLGPDGAVLVEDDLVVHGEAPVERPVSTVGAGDALLAGFLAAGGTGPEALAAGLLWAAASVQHPGTLFTATKADATVILHETLDPARRLTH; the protein is encoded by the coding sequence TTGATCGTCACCGTCACCCCCAATCCCAGCGTCGATCGCACGATCTTCGTCGACGGCCTCGTGCGCGGCAGCGTCATCCGGGCCAAGCGCAGCCTGTCCGAACCCAGCGGCAAGGGTGTCAACGTCAGCCTGGCGCTGCAGGCCCACCGGCATCCCACCACCGCCGTGCTTCCCCTGGGCGGCACGATGGGAGCCCAGCTCTCGGAGATGCTCACCGCGACCGGCATGACGTTCCGCCCGGTCCCGATCCAGGGCAGCACCCGCAGCAACGTCAGCCTCACCGAGCCCGACGGCACGGTCACCAAGATCAACGAACACGGGCCCGCGCTGACCCCGGACGAAGCACGCGCACTGCGGGACGCCGCGCTGGCGGCGAGCCGCGAAGCGCACTGCCTGGCCGTTTGCGGAAGCCTCCCGGAAGGCCTGGACGACGCGTTCTACCCCGAGCTGCTCGGCGCCGCCCGCGAACTCGGGCTCCGCGTCGCGGTGGACACCTCCGGCGTCGCCCTGCAGTGGGCGGTCAAGGCGGGACCGGACGTGATCAAGCCGAACCGGGAAGAGCTGGCCGAAGCGACCGGGTCGATGCCGGCCACCGTCGGCGAGGTCGTCGCGGCCGCACGGCTGCTCCGGGAACGGGGCGCCCGCACGGTCCTCGCCAGTCTCGGCCCGGACGGCGCGGTGCTCGTCGAGGACGACCTGGTCGTGCACGGCGAGGCCCCCGTCGAGCGCCCCGTGTCCACCGTCGGCGCGGGAGACGCCCTGCTGGCAGGGTTTCTCGCCGCGGGCGGAACGGGTCCGGAGGCGCTGGCCGCCGGATTGCTCTGGGCCGCCGCCTCGGTTCAGCACCCGGGCACGCTGTTCACCGCGACCAAGGCCGACGCCACGGTGATCCTGCACGAGACCCTCGACCCGGCCCGCAGGCTGACCCACTGA
- a CDS encoding protein-tyrosine phosphatase family protein gives MIEPFTGAIALPDGTVVRGRGRRQPVPPGPLPDFGLYLGDPPGARRRALWEPGWPAEWVSWPDFRTPRDPRDAAAKITAAYRLARSGRRVEIACTGGTGRTGTVLACMAILAGHPAEDAVAWTRGHYRPQAVETPGQHRWIGWFVRHHDDTRLDAPEET, from the coding sequence ATGATCGAGCCGTTCACCGGCGCCATCGCGCTGCCCGACGGCACGGTCGTCCGCGGCCGCGGCCGGCGCCAACCCGTCCCGCCCGGCCCGCTGCCGGACTTCGGCCTCTACCTCGGCGACCCGCCCGGCGCCCGCCGCCGCGCGTTGTGGGAGCCCGGCTGGCCGGCGGAGTGGGTCTCCTGGCCGGACTTCCGCACACCGCGCGACCCTCGGGACGCGGCCGCGAAGATCACTGCCGCGTACCGGCTCGCACGCTCCGGCCGACGCGTCGAGATCGCGTGCACGGGCGGCACCGGACGGACGGGCACGGTGCTCGCCTGCATGGCGATCCTGGCCGGCCACCCCGCCGAGGACGCGGTCGCCTGGACCCGCGGCCACTACCGCCCCCAGGCGGTCGAGACACCGGGTCAGCACCGTTGGATCGGCTGGTTCGTCCGGCACCACGACGACACCCGCCTCGACGCGCCCGAGGAGACGTGA
- a CDS encoding SAM-dependent methyltransferase — protein MVSNTHPVDPNAPVGVDPARASVARVYDYMLGGKDNYEIDRQTYEQMKAALPEVVDVALANRAFLIRVVRFLATQTDIAQFLDCGSGLPTAENIHQVAQRLNPETKVVYVDNDPVVIAHGRALLAENELTEFVTGDIFQPRSILDNQVVRTHLDWNQPIALFQLATLHHHKGDRHAPAEVMREYIDALPSGSYVAISHLLDPETEDTEVARELEDAVTRGSLGGATWRTRDEITELFHGLEIVKPSPIADPGVVELVDWWADGPMLKPRNVAHRIIAGGVARKP, from the coding sequence ATGGTCTCGAACACCCATCCGGTTGATCCCAACGCGCCTGTCGGCGTGGACCCCGCACGTGCCAGCGTGGCGCGGGTCTACGACTACATGCTGGGCGGCAAGGACAACTACGAAATCGATCGCCAGACCTACGAGCAGATGAAGGCCGCGCTGCCGGAGGTCGTGGACGTCGCGCTGGCGAACCGGGCCTTCCTCATCCGCGTGGTCCGGTTCCTGGCCACCCAGACCGACATCGCCCAGTTCCTCGACTGCGGGTCCGGCCTTCCCACCGCGGAGAACATCCACCAGGTCGCACAGCGGCTCAACCCCGAGACCAAGGTCGTCTACGTCGACAACGACCCGGTCGTGATCGCCCACGGCCGCGCATTGCTCGCGGAGAACGAGTTGACCGAGTTCGTCACCGGCGACATCTTCCAGCCGCGCAGCATCCTCGACAACCAGGTCGTGCGCACCCATCTGGACTGGAATCAGCCGATCGCGCTGTTCCAGCTGGCCACCCTGCACCACCACAAGGGCGACCGGCACGCCCCGGCCGAGGTGATGCGCGAATACATCGACGCGCTGCCCTCCGGTTCCTACGTGGCGATCTCACACCTGCTGGATCCCGAGACCGAGGACACCGAGGTGGCGCGGGAGCTCGAGGACGCCGTGACCCGGGGGTCGCTCGGCGGCGCCACCTGGCGCACCCGCGACGAGATCACCGAGCTGTTCCACGGCCTGGAGATCGTCAAGCCGAGCCCGATCGCCGACCCGGGCGTGGTGGAGCTGGTGGACTGGTGGGCCGACGGCCCCATGCTCAAGCCCCGTAACGTCGCGCACCGGATCATCGCCGGCGGTGTCGCCCGCAAACCGTGA
- a CDS encoding MmcQ/YjbR family DNA-binding protein, with amino-acid sequence MPDDDRPARVEDVHELALAMPHVTTWPGSAGKPVYQVGGKSFVFFRNSRPDAVDPETGERYPDVIVFWVPSEADKQALVQDESSSFFTTAHFRGHLSVLVRASRLGELSRGELAEVVQEAWLSRASARRAAAWLAAHPPRQPS; translated from the coding sequence ATGCCGGACGATGACCGGCCCGCGCGGGTCGAGGACGTGCACGAGCTCGCGCTCGCCATGCCGCACGTGACCACCTGGCCGGGGTCCGCGGGCAAGCCCGTGTACCAGGTGGGCGGCAAGTCGTTCGTCTTCTTCCGGAACTCGCGCCCGGACGCCGTCGATCCCGAGACCGGCGAACGCTACCCCGACGTGATCGTCTTCTGGGTCCCGTCCGAAGCGGACAAGCAGGCGCTGGTCCAGGACGAGAGTTCGTCGTTCTTCACCACGGCGCATTTCCGGGGACACCTGTCCGTCCTGGTGCGGGCCAGCCGGCTGGGCGAGCTCAGCCGCGGCGAGCTCGCCGAAGTGGTGCAGGAGGCGTGGTTGTCCCGCGCGTCCGCCCGCCGGGCGGCGGCCTGGCTCGCCGCCCACCCGCCGCGGCAGCCCAGCTGA
- a CDS encoding DeoR/GlpR family DNA-binding transcription regulator, producing the protein MSTQGPAETAEGSGRYRYAAQRQQAILAALRSTGQVNAAGLAEELDVTNETIRKDLIVLERQGLLRRVHGGALPVEGLSFEPEVGARLDYGQEKQRIARAALAHVPMGGSVLIDAGSTTTKLAEIFPADRELTVFTNTLPIALALVTRPNLTVYTIGGRLRGRTLATVEGWAARALTEINADVAFLGTNGISLERGLTTPDPAEAAVKQLMAGCAQRRILLADSSKIGRVSLCRHAELTEIDTLITDTGITTADATALRRAGLTVEQA; encoded by the coding sequence ATGAGCACGCAGGGTCCGGCGGAGACGGCTGAAGGCTCCGGACGCTACCGCTACGCCGCCCAGCGTCAGCAGGCCATCCTCGCCGCGCTTCGCAGCACCGGTCAGGTCAACGCGGCCGGGCTCGCCGAAGAGCTCGACGTCACCAACGAGACGATCCGGAAGGATCTCATCGTGCTGGAACGCCAGGGCCTGCTGCGGCGGGTCCACGGCGGAGCGCTGCCCGTCGAAGGGCTCTCCTTCGAACCCGAGGTCGGTGCGCGGCTGGACTACGGGCAGGAGAAGCAGCGCATCGCGCGGGCGGCGCTGGCGCACGTGCCCATGGGCGGCTCGGTCCTGATCGACGCCGGTTCCACCACGACCAAACTCGCCGAGATCTTTCCCGCCGACCGCGAGCTGACCGTGTTCACCAACACCCTGCCGATCGCGCTGGCCCTGGTCACCCGCCCCAACCTGACCGTCTACACGATCGGCGGCCGGCTGCGCGGCCGGACGCTGGCGACCGTCGAGGGCTGGGCCGCGCGGGCGCTGACCGAGATCAACGCGGACGTCGCCTTCCTCGGCACCAACGGGATCTCCCTCGAGCGCGGCCTCACCACCCCCGACCCGGCGGAAGCGGCCGTCAAACAGCTCATGGCCGGCTGCGCACAGCGCCGGATCCTGCTCGCCGACAGCAGCAAGATCGGCCGGGTCAGCCTGTGCCGGCACGCCGAGCTCACCGAAATCGACACCCTCATCACCGACACCGGTATCACCACCGCGGATGCAACGGCGCTCCGTCGAGCCGGCTTGACCGTGGAGCAAGCTTGA
- a CDS encoding TetR/AcrR family transcriptional regulator gives MSPANRDSPGGSGRAARAGDPAPCSPLTAKGSFFHHFGDRAGFLLAIHHDFHERPFAEIRDAIDGMRPGREHLIRGTSAYLDGCLRHRGVRALLLEARGTAHRRSGHRFVASVPEGQFDDERRQAIVKDVTAAVLDAENGAYPYDPQRVRVLPAAVPERPSSTPPAVLSPAAGGVARRRSEVDGRGADQWVSLRAGSRVSCRITVASALVAVNSVPGC, from the coding sequence GTGTCGCCCGCAAACCGTGACAGCCCAGGCGGTTCCGGTCGCGCAGCGCGGGCCGGTGATCCGGCACCCTGTTCGCCGCTGACCGCGAAGGGCAGCTTCTTCCACCACTTCGGCGACCGGGCAGGCTTTCTGCTCGCCATTCATCACGACTTCCACGAGCGGCCGTTCGCCGAGATCCGGGACGCGATCGACGGGATGCGCCCCGGTCGAGAGCATCTCATCCGTGGAACCAGCGCCTACCTCGACGGTTGCCTCCGCCATCGCGGAGTTCGGGCCCTGCTCCTGGAGGCGCGCGGAACCGCTCATCGTCGAAGCGGTCACCGCTTTGTCGCGTCCGTTCCGGAGGGCCAGTTCGACGACGAGCGCCGCCAGGCGATCGTGAAGGACGTCACCGCCGCCGTGCTCGACGCGGAAAATGGCGCGTATCCCTACGATCCGCAGCGTGTCCGGGTCTTGCCGGCCGCCGTTCCGGAACGACCGTCTAGTACTCCACCCGCAGTCCTCAGCCCTGCCGCCGGCGGTGTCGCCCGGCGACGATCCGAAGTGGACGGTCGCGGCGCGGATCAGTGGGTCAGCCTGCGGGCCGGGTCGAGGGTCTCGTGCAGGATCACCGTGGCGTCGGCCTTGGTCGCGGTGAACAGCGTGCCCGGGTGCTGA